From a region of the Sulfuriferula plumbiphila genome:
- a CDS encoding ATPase, T2SS/T4P/T4SS family, protein MSRFSSLFTGTTSEESASPAAPPRKPYRILLVDDDENVLKALQRVFRQENYQVVLATSAQQGLDMLRSDPAQLIISDYLMPGVTGAVLLKQVKALYPETIRIMLTGHADTTAVMAAIKEGAVYKFILKPWNDDDLRVTVALALEQYELLQKNKQLQNENISKAKEVAALSRLAVSNRSQLAIILNKRNLLSSQQVQELHRLQQQRKEPIVKLLLERDWISEKTIHDILRKELLMEEVALTEFQVDPVVAALIPRIFCERQLVVPLKLEGKRLMLAMADPLDMGLIDDMRFVSGFNIEPVIAPIAAIRIKIAAIYGENQEVSFQDLETLFDNPDPYEGIEVVIDDDENLSLEELLLGTEEPPAIRLVNSIILEAIRLGASDIHIQPRLKNVVVRYRIDGVLIDKIHIPQAFHLSLISRLKVMSELDISERRRPQDGRITVKTPTRMVDLRISTLPTVNGEKIVMRILDRNSAIVGLEGLNFSAPDLESVTRFMEKPQGIILTTGPTGSGKTTTLYSLLQHSATPERNYVTIEDPVEYYMDTAGQVLIKEKIGLTFPVVLRAILRQDPDVILLGEIRDLETAEVAFHAALTGHLVFSTLHTNSAIATISRLLDLGLKPYLIATGLEGVIAQRLVRKICDHCRVPVTPDTGLAAKLGPVFLNNIPQAYKGKGCLHCNNSGYRGRIAIYEVLVPNDEMRHLISTGGSILEITKMTCALGATTLLQDGRDKVQQGLTTMEEILRVLGPQ, encoded by the coding sequence ATGTCACGTTTCTCCTCACTGTTCACCGGTACCACCAGCGAAGAAAGCGCATCGCCAGCTGCGCCACCGCGCAAGCCATATCGGATATTGCTGGTCGACGACGACGAAAACGTGCTGAAGGCGTTGCAACGCGTGTTCCGCCAGGAAAATTATCAGGTTGTACTGGCCACTAGTGCGCAACAAGGGCTGGACATGCTGCGTTCAGACCCGGCACAGCTGATCATTTCTGATTACTTGATGCCTGGCGTAACCGGTGCGGTGCTGCTCAAGCAAGTCAAAGCACTCTACCCTGAAACCATCCGCATTATGTTGACGGGTCACGCCGATACAACTGCTGTCATGGCGGCGATCAAAGAAGGCGCAGTCTACAAATTCATTCTCAAGCCGTGGAACGACGATGATTTGCGCGTCACGGTAGCCCTCGCTCTGGAACAGTACGAGCTCCTGCAGAAAAACAAACAACTGCAAAACGAGAACATCAGCAAAGCCAAGGAAGTGGCTGCATTATCCAGGCTCGCTGTGAGCAATCGTAGCCAGCTGGCAATCATTCTCAACAAACGCAATTTGCTTAGCAGCCAGCAAGTACAGGAGCTGCATCGGTTGCAGCAGCAACGCAAAGAACCCATAGTCAAGTTGTTGCTGGAGCGTGATTGGATTAGCGAAAAAACCATACACGACATCCTGCGCAAAGAGTTGCTGATGGAAGAAGTGGCTTTGACGGAGTTTCAGGTCGATCCGGTCGTTGCTGCATTGATCCCACGCATTTTTTGTGAGCGCCAGCTGGTGGTTCCGCTTAAATTGGAAGGTAAGCGCCTGATGTTGGCAATGGCCGATCCGCTCGATATGGGATTGATCGATGATATGCGTTTTGTTTCCGGGTTCAATATAGAGCCGGTTATCGCTCCGATAGCGGCAATACGAATAAAAATCGCGGCCATCTACGGTGAGAACCAGGAGGTAAGCTTCCAGGACCTGGAAACCCTGTTCGACAACCCCGATCCCTATGAGGGCATTGAAGTCGTTATCGACGACGACGAAAACCTCAGTCTCGAAGAACTGTTGCTCGGTACCGAAGAACCGCCAGCTATTCGCCTGGTCAACTCGATCATCCTGGAAGCGATTCGCCTCGGCGCCAGCGATATTCATATCCAGCCGCGGCTGAAAAACGTGGTTGTCCGTTACCGCATCGATGGCGTTCTGATCGATAAGATTCACATTCCCCAAGCCTTCCATCTCTCTCTGATATCGCGGCTGAAAGTGATGTCGGAACTCGATATCAGTGAACGGCGGCGGCCGCAGGATGGCCGGATTACCGTAAAAACACCGACCCGTATGGTCGACCTGAGGATTTCTACGCTCCCGACGGTCAATGGCGAAAAAATCGTGATGCGCATACTCGATCGCAATTCAGCGATTGTGGGCCTTGAGGGACTCAATTTCTCCGCACCTGACCTGGAGAGTGTTACGCGTTTTATGGAAAAACCGCAGGGCATCATCCTGACAACCGGGCCAACCGGCAGCGGTAAAACCACCACGCTTTATTCGCTGTTACAACATAGTGCCACGCCCGAGCGCAACTATGTCACGATCGAGGATCCGGTTGAATATTACATGGACACCGCCGGGCAAGTGCTCATCAAGGAAAAAATCGGGCTCACTTTCCCGGTTGTGCTGCGCGCGATTTTGCGCCAGGACCCGGATGTCATATTGCTAGGCGAAATCCGCGACCTGGAGACGGCGGAAGTTGCTTTTCACGCCGCCTTGACCGGTCATCTGGTATTTTCAACCTTGCATACCAACTCGGCAATTGCGACCATCTCGCGGCTGCTCGACCTGGGACTCAAACCTTATTTGATCGCAACCGGGCTGGAAGGCGTCATTGCACAGCGCCTGGTCAGAAAAATTTGCGATCACTGCCGCGTACCGGTTACACCTGATACGGGATTGGCGGCCAAGCTCGGCCCGGTTTTTTTGAATAACATACCGCAGGCATACAAAGGGAAAGGCTGCCTGCACTGCAACAACAGCGGATATCGGGGACGCATCGCCATTTACGAAGTTCTGGTTCCGAACGACGAAATGCGCCACTTGATATCCACCGGCGGCAGCATACTGGAGATTACCAAAATGACCTGTGCACTCGGTGCCACCACCTTGCTGCAAGACGGGCGTGACAAGGTGCAACAAGGACTGACCACAATGGAAGAAATATTGCGTGTGCTTGGCCCGCAATAA
- a CDS encoding sensor histidine kinase has translation MELTPRQFDRELTLKELLAGLPAGKLQQILEAMFGCGFRLTTAGGQVVAGSAEPGTATTHSPIRYELESIGNLETASADPEKIKAAVLLIELLLHSAARYYMASALHIEAIDADYEALQKKHAALVISETRYRELAASLELRVQQQVAVIETAQRQLYQTEKMVSVGQLAAGVAHEINNPVGFIKSNLNTAKKYVQQFAQLAVLVNSSPDSAIAKGWRQADLDFVIQDFSDLLGESIAGTERVARIVADLKDFSNIDHTEIQVVNINDNIRSVCNMATHELSKTADLLFDLGELPKQKCHPGRINQALLNVLLNAAQAMPERGQIKIRSEYRDGLTSVQISDNGHGMAESTLARVFDPFFTTREVGKGTGLGLTVARDIVTAHDGDILIQSEPGKGTTVTIHLPVGWQCLIRE, from the coding sequence ATGGAACTGACACCCAGGCAATTCGACCGCGAGCTGACACTGAAAGAATTACTCGCGGGTCTGCCCGCGGGTAAGCTGCAACAGATTCTTGAGGCGATGTTCGGCTGCGGATTCCGGCTCACCACTGCCGGTGGCCAGGTGGTGGCGGGCAGCGCTGAACCCGGCACTGCAACGACCCATTCCCCGATCCGTTATGAGCTGGAATCGATCGGAAATCTGGAGACGGCTAGCGCCGATCCAGAAAAAATCAAAGCTGCTGTTTTGTTAATCGAGTTGTTGTTGCACAGCGCCGCGCGCTATTACATGGCATCTGCACTGCACATAGAGGCGATCGACGCCGATTACGAAGCTTTGCAAAAAAAGCACGCGGCGCTGGTGATTTCAGAAACCCGTTACCGCGAACTGGCTGCCTCGCTGGAACTGCGCGTGCAGCAGCAGGTTGCAGTCATCGAAACTGCACAGCGGCAACTATATCAGACAGAAAAAATGGTTTCAGTCGGCCAGCTTGCGGCCGGTGTCGCACACGAAATCAACAATCCTGTGGGCTTCATAAAAAGCAACTTGAACACCGCTAAAAAATATGTGCAACAGTTCGCGCAACTCGCAGTATTGGTAAACAGCTCGCCTGACTCAGCGATTGCCAAAGGCTGGCGACAGGCTGATCTCGATTTCGTCATTCAGGATTTTTCCGATCTGCTCGGCGAAAGCATCGCCGGGACGGAACGCGTTGCGCGCATCGTGGCCGATCTGAAGGATTTTTCGAATATCGACCACACTGAAATTCAGGTCGTCAACATCAACGATAACATCCGCTCGGTATGCAATATGGCGACACATGAACTCAGCAAAACCGCCGATTTGCTGTTTGATCTGGGCGAGCTGCCTAAGCAGAAATGTCACCCGGGCCGCATCAACCAGGCGCTGCTGAATGTCCTGCTTAACGCAGCACAAGCCATGCCGGAACGCGGCCAGATCAAGATACGCAGCGAATATCGCGACGGCTTGACGTCGGTGCAAATTAGCGACAACGGGCACGGCATGGCTGAAAGCACGCTGGCGCGTGTTTTCGACCCATTCTTTACCACGCGCGAGGTAGGCAAGGGCACGGGTCTGGGGCTCACCGTTGCCCGCGATATCGTGACCGCCCATGACGGCGACATATTGATACAAAGCGAGCCGGGAAAAGGCACGACCGTCACAATACATCTACCCGTTGGCTGGCAATGTCTTATCAGGGAATGA
- a CDS encoding GTP-binding protein: MADYNEESNRLTIKIVYYGPALSGKTTNIMRLHDLIAPQLKGEIMTLETQNDRTLFFDLLPLAFTASTGLLIKFKLFTVPGQVAHDGTRKAVLSRADGVVFVADSQRSQSVNNGESFDNLAENVHRVGLDLDRLPLVVQFNKRDQTNILSEAEISQRWSAASWPIVFASALHGDGVVDTFSQLLAQVHRNLDTEFQLVSKHGIEQRSFVESACATIG; the protein is encoded by the coding sequence ATGGCCGATTACAACGAAGAATCCAACCGCCTGACGATCAAGATCGTCTATTACGGACCGGCGCTCAGTGGCAAAACGACCAATATCATGCGTTTGCATGACTTGATTGCGCCGCAGCTTAAAGGCGAGATCATGACGCTGGAAACGCAGAACGATCGAACCCTGTTTTTCGATTTGCTGCCACTTGCGTTTACCGCCAGCACCGGCCTGCTGATCAAATTCAAGCTGTTTACTGTACCCGGCCAGGTGGCGCATGACGGCACACGCAAAGCTGTGCTGTCGCGAGCGGACGGTGTTGTGTTTGTAGCGGACTCGCAGCGATCACAGAGTGTCAACAATGGCGAATCGTTCGACAATTTGGCTGAAAACGTGCATCGCGTCGGGCTTGATCTGGATCGCTTGCCGTTAGTTGTCCAGTTCAACAAGCGTGACCAAACAAACATCCTGTCCGAGGCGGAAATTTCGCAGCGATGGAGCGCCGCTTCCTGGCCCATCGTATTTGCCAGCGCGTTGCACGGCGACGGCGTGGTCGACACCTTTAGCCAATTGCTGGCGCAGGTTCATCGCAACCTGGACACGGAGTTCCAGCTGGTGAGCAAGCACGGTATAGAACAGCGCAGCTTTGTCGAGTCTGCCTGCGCTACCATTGGATGA
- a CDS encoding response regulator produces MYRLMLVDDEENILNALRRVLGTLLFAGPDGEKSEVVIETFRVPEKALERASHTAFDLVVSDYRMPTMNGVAFLKALKQYQPNIARLILSGYADLDGLIGAINEAGISRFIAKPWNDYELTAAITQQLAYRAVLLENERLADLTRVQQGKISQQEMALKQLELEHPGITKVNWGPDGSVILFDDH; encoded by the coding sequence ATGTACCGCTTGATGCTCGTAGATGACGAAGAAAATATATTGAACGCATTGCGTCGTGTTCTCGGTACGCTGCTGTTTGCGGGTCCGGACGGGGAAAAGTCCGAAGTTGTCATCGAAACTTTCCGCGTGCCTGAGAAAGCGCTTGAGCGCGCATCTCATACCGCCTTCGATTTGGTTGTGTCGGATTATCGTATGCCGACAATGAATGGCGTGGCGTTCTTGAAGGCATTAAAACAATATCAGCCGAATATTGCCCGACTGATTTTAAGCGGATATGCGGACCTGGATGGTCTTATCGGTGCGATCAATGAAGCCGGAATTTCACGCTTTATAGCCAAGCCCTGGAATGACTATGAGTTGACAGCGGCGATTACCCAACAGCTGGCTTATCGGGCGGTGCTCCTTGAAAATGAGCGTCTGGCGGACCTGACGCGCGTACAGCAAGGTAAAATAAGCCAGCAGGAAATGGCCCTGAAGCAACTGGAACTGGAACATCCAGGTATAACCAAGGTCAACTGGGGACCCGATGGCTCGGTGATACTGTTTGATGATCATTAA
- a CDS encoding HD domain-containing phosphohydrolase → MTETAASPGAGGETAQPATLLFVDDEANILAALNRLFRPFGYRILTAESGAQGLEIMAREAVDLVISDMRMPEMNGAQFLEKVRERWPETIRILLTGYADIASTVDAINKGQIFRYFSKPWEDRDIVVDVKHALEHKQLELDKRRLERLTQKQNEELKQLNVSLEAKVRGRTEELRRTMGFLEEAHERLKKGFLTSIRVFSSLIEMREGPQAGHAQRVAEHARALAQRMNLAESDVQDVVFAALLHDIGKIGWSDSLMRKPFSALTSEERTEVVKHPIKGQTILMALEQLQGAAKLIRHHHERFDGKGYPDGLGGLDIPMGARILAVVNDYDAFQNGSLVSKPMHAKKAMQYILETRGSRYDPLVVDAFAELLGETEYGRANRQERVMDQPMQSAQLKPGMVMARDLATQEGMLLLSRGNILSAGMIAQLINYEESEKKALTIYVCP, encoded by the coding sequence ATGACCGAAACCGCAGCATCGCCGGGGGCGGGTGGGGAAACCGCCCAGCCGGCAACTTTGTTATTCGTGGATGACGAGGCCAATATCCTGGCCGCGCTGAACAGGCTGTTTCGCCCCTTCGGCTACCGGATACTCACCGCGGAAAGCGGCGCCCAGGGGCTGGAAATCATGGCCCGGGAAGCTGTGGATCTGGTGATTTCCGATATGCGCATGCCGGAAATGAACGGTGCGCAATTCCTCGAAAAAGTGCGCGAGCGCTGGCCGGAGACCATTCGCATTCTGCTGACTGGATATGCCGATATCGCCTCGACGGTGGATGCCATCAACAAGGGGCAAATATTTCGTTATTTCTCGAAGCCATGGGAAGACCGCGACATTGTTGTAGATGTCAAACATGCTTTGGAACACAAACAGCTCGAACTTGATAAAAGGCGGCTTGAGCGGCTTACCCAAAAACAGAACGAAGAACTGAAACAGCTTAACGTCAGCCTCGAAGCAAAGGTCAGGGGACGCACCGAAGAATTGCGGCGAACCATGGGGTTCCTGGAAGAGGCGCACGAGCGTTTGAAAAAGGGCTTCCTGACTTCGATTCGTGTGTTTTCAAGTCTGATCGAAATGCGTGAAGGACCGCAGGCAGGCCACGCCCAGCGCGTGGCAGAACATGCGCGGGCGCTGGCACAACGAATGAACCTGGCGGAGAGCGATGTTCAGGATGTGGTGTTTGCCGCATTGCTGCATGACATCGGCAAGATCGGCTGGTCCGACAGTTTAATGCGAAAACCATTTTCCGCGTTGACGTCCGAAGAGCGAACGGAAGTCGTTAAGCACCCGATCAAAGGCCAGACCATCCTGATGGCGTTGGAGCAGTTACAAGGGGCTGCCAAACTGATCCGTCATCACCATGAACGTTTCGACGGAAAAGGTTATCCGGATGGTCTTGGCGGTCTTGACATCCCAATGGGGGCACGTATTTTGGCAGTGGTTAACGACTACGACGCCTTTCAGAATGGTAGTCTGGTGAGCAAACCGATGCACGCAAAAAAAGCGATGCAGTATATCCTTGAAACACGAGGGTCAAGATACGACCCCCTGGTGGTCGATGCATTTGCCGAGTTGCTTGGAGAAACCGAGTACGGAAGGGCAAACAGGCAGGAACGCGTGATGGATCAACCCATGCAGTCCGCACAGTTGAAGCCTGGTATGGTCATGGCACGCGATTTAGCGACGCAGGAAGGCATGCTTTTACTGTCCAGGGGAAATATCTTGTCAGCGGGAATGATCGCGCAATTGATCAATTACGAAGAGTCGGAAAAAAAGGCGCTCACCATTTATGTGTGCCCTTGA
- a CDS encoding ATP-binding protein — MSFDRMTKLSWIYDLYRLGQDVVLAENASAIYQRILLHIVDGFEAKNGSLALCDEDGGSLTIVAGIDLPAGVVGSPVKMGEGILGWVAQEGKALLLNGDVSNDPRFLRHKQGRGAVATNIAICWPLKIEDRIIGAISVNRLDGTPLFTELDLEQGTILLNMVSLALGNIQLHLDRQRRFEELRQVNQKLEEAHSQLLQSEKMASIGQLAAGVAHEINNPIGYVYSNLGALERYLGEVFVVLDAYEKAEGAIPGNAPALADLHAIKSKVDLPFLKADLQSLMSESKEGITRVKRIVQDLKDFSHADVGDEWQWADLQKGLDSTLNIVWNEIKYKAEVVKEYAELPDIECLPSQMNQVFMNLLINAAHAIEERGMITLRTGNGTEEVWVEIADTGKGIAPENLKRIFDPFFTTKPVGKGTGLGLSLAYGIIEKHHGRIEVQSEVGKGTAFRICLPVRQAQAEAAANG, encoded by the coding sequence ATGTCCTTCGACCGGATGACCAAACTATCCTGGATTTACGACCTGTATCGCCTTGGGCAGGACGTGGTGCTGGCGGAAAACGCTTCCGCCATTTACCAGCGTATCCTGCTGCATATCGTGGACGGATTCGAAGCGAAAAACGGTTCGCTGGCATTGTGTGATGAAGACGGGGGTAGCCTGACCATCGTTGCCGGCATTGACTTGCCAGCCGGGGTGGTCGGCAGTCCGGTGAAAATGGGCGAGGGCATATTGGGATGGGTGGCGCAGGAAGGCAAGGCGCTGTTGCTGAACGGCGACGTTTCCAATGACCCGCGTTTCCTGCGACACAAACAGGGGCGCGGAGCTGTGGCGACCAATATCGCCATTTGCTGGCCGCTCAAGATTGAAGACCGTATTATCGGCGCGATCAGCGTGAACCGGCTGGACGGCACGCCGCTCTTTACCGAATTGGATCTGGAGCAGGGCACGATTTTGCTGAATATGGTCAGCCTGGCCTTGGGCAATATTCAATTGCACCTCGATCGGCAACGGCGCTTTGAAGAACTGCGGCAGGTGAATCAAAAACTGGAAGAAGCCCATAGCCAGCTGCTGCAATCGGAAAAAATGGCTTCCATCGGTCAACTGGCGGCGGGAGTGGCGCACGAGATCAATAACCCCATCGGCTATGTCTATTCCAATCTGGGGGCATTGGAACGTTATCTGGGAGAGGTGTTCGTGGTGCTGGATGCCTACGAAAAAGCGGAAGGGGCAATCCCCGGCAATGCGCCGGCGCTGGCCGATCTGCACGCCATCAAGAGCAAGGTGGACCTGCCTTTTCTAAAGGCGGATTTGCAGTCATTAATGAGCGAATCCAAGGAAGGGATTACACGGGTCAAAAGAATCGTTCAGGATTTAAAGGATTTTTCCCATGCGGATGTGGGGGATGAATGGCAGTGGGCGGATTTGCAAAAAGGGCTGGACAGTACACTCAATATCGTCTGGAACGAAATCAAGTACAAGGCCGAGGTTGTCAAGGAATACGCAGAATTGCCGGATATCGAATGCCTGCCGTCCCAGATGAATCAGGTATTCATGAATCTGCTGATAAACGCGGCCCATGCCATCGAGGAGCGGGGCATGATCACCCTCCGTACCGGGAATGGGACCGAAGAGGTATGGGTGGAAATAGCGGATACCGGCAAGGGCATTGCGCCGGAAAATCTGAAGCGGATATTTGATCCATTCTTCACCACCAAGCCAGTCGGCAAAGGAACGGGGCTGGGATTGTCGCTGGCATACGGCATTATCGAGAAACATCATGGCCGGATCGAGGTGCAAAGCGAAGTGGGCAAAGGCACGGCGTTCAGGATATGCCTGCCGGTACGACAGGCGCAGGCGGAAGCCGCCGCGAATGGATGA
- a CDS encoding HDOD domain-containing protein has translation MAAVTDGKEILAKLHQLPVIPVVVQEVISSFSDPDLDSTALAHKIAQDQGLTAKVLRVANSAFYGLPRQISSMQDAVLVMGFNHIRSLALSAGFVHAFPVTGSSRFDRHAYWKHSFRVAAYARALAKCLRHDQEMAFMAGMFHDIGQLVLDTCMQEQFASVLEQQKESGQSLIEIEQMLFGFDHALIGAEVARRWNFPRAIEHAIRHWRIPEHEPFEPVTGMVHVAVLLAGGLSGEALMGNFPATLRERLQMTWERIEACLPQPDQLDAGTNLMLSA, from the coding sequence ATGGCTGCTGTCACTGACGGGAAAGAAATACTTGCCAAGCTGCATCAACTCCCCGTCATACCGGTCGTGGTGCAGGAAGTAATCAGCAGCTTCAGCGATCCGGATCTGGACAGCACCGCCTTGGCACACAAGATCGCGCAGGATCAAGGCTTGACCGCAAAGGTTTTGCGGGTGGCGAACTCCGCGTTTTACGGTTTGCCGCGCCAGATCAGTTCCATGCAGGACGCGGTGCTGGTGATGGGATTCAATCATATCCGTTCGCTGGCATTGTCGGCAGGATTTGTGCATGCTTTTCCGGTCACCGGATCAAGCCGGTTTGACCGGCATGCTTACTGGAAGCACAGTTTCCGGGTAGCGGCCTACGCCAGGGCGCTGGCAAAGTGTTTAAGGCATGACCAGGAGATGGCCTTTATGGCTGGCATGTTTCACGATATCGGCCAGTTGGTGCTGGATACCTGCATGCAGGAACAGTTTGCGAGCGTTCTGGAACAGCAGAAGGAATCCGGCCAGAGCCTGATCGAGATCGAACAAATGTTGTTTGGATTCGACCATGCCCTGATCGGCGCCGAAGTGGCCAGACGCTGGAATTTTCCCCGGGCAATAGAACATGCCATCCGTCATTGGCGCATTCCTGAGCATGAACCGTTCGAGCCGGTTACCGGCATGGTGCATGTGGCGGTATTGCTCGCAGGCGGATTAAGCGGCGAGGCGTTGATGGGCAATTTTCCGGCTACTTTGCGCGAGCGTCTCCAGATGACATGGGAGCGCATCGAAGCCTGCCTGCCGCAGCCGGACCAGCTGGATGCCGGGACCAATCTTATGCTGTCGGCTTAG
- a CDS encoding ATP-binding response regulator yields the protein MTPLTGTKFTGAMRPHGPEKPCNESIFVNPGGEMDRTLLLVDDEENIVSALVRLLRRDGYRILKANSGKEGLELLAHNKVGVIVSDQRMPEMTGAEFLSKVKALYPDTVRIMLSGYTELDSVSDAINRGAIYKFLTKPWEDDLLRANVEESFRLHEMKMENIRLTHQLTEANEALSRFNRELEQQVEKKTSEVVRNLKILRISQEVLDFLPVAVVGIGDDGVIAIANQMAHQLFGGGGERALLGEVASEVMPAALLTGVSSSQCRQNEGRKPCHLEDGRDVNYWCYSMGVFSQSKGVVLVIDHDPQSKQLLAF from the coding sequence ATGACGCCATTGACGGGGACGAAATTCACTGGAGCGATGAGACCGCACGGACCTGAAAAACCTTGTAATGAGTCTATATTTGTAAATCCAGGAGGTGAAATGGACAGAACGCTGCTGTTGGTCGATGACGAAGAAAACATTGTTTCCGCCCTGGTGCGGTTGCTGCGCCGGGACGGTTATCGCATCCTGAAAGCCAACAGCGGCAAGGAAGGACTGGAATTGCTGGCGCACAATAAAGTGGGCGTCATTGTTTCCGACCAGCGCATGCCGGAGATGACCGGGGCGGAGTTTTTGAGCAAAGTGAAAGCGCTTTATCCGGACACGGTGCGCATCATGCTGAGCGGCTATACCGAACTTGATTCGGTGTCGGATGCCATTAATCGCGGCGCCATCTACAAATTTCTCACCAAACCGTGGGAGGATGATCTGTTGCGGGCCAACGTGGAAGAGTCCTTCCGTCTTCACGAAATGAAAATGGAAAATATCCGGTTGACTCATCAGCTGACAGAGGCCAACGAAGCGCTGTCCCGGTTTAACCGGGAGCTTGAACAGCAGGTGGAGAAAAAAACCAGTGAAGTGGTACGCAACCTTAAAATCTTGCGTATTTCACAGGAGGTACTGGATTTTCTGCCGGTAGCCGTGGTGGGTATCGGTGACGATGGCGTGATTGCCATTGCCAATCAAATGGCGCACCAGTTGTTTGGAGGGGGCGGTGAACGGGCTTTGCTGGGCGAAGTGGCAAGTGAAGTCATGCCGGCCGCGTTGTTGACGGGCGTTTCAAGCAGTCAATGCCGTCAGAATGAAGGCAGAAAACCATGTCATCTCGAGGATGGGCGGGATGTCAATTACTGGTGTTATTCCATGGGCGTGTTTTCCCAATCGAAGGGTGTGGTGCTCGTTATTGACCATGATCCGCAGTCCAAGCAGTTGCTGGCATTCTGA